Below is a genomic region from Raphanus sativus cultivar WK10039 chromosome 4, ASM80110v3, whole genome shotgun sequence.
TGCAGAACAaatctgttgttgttgttgtgtctgAAGAGAACATTTCTGGACTAGAGTTTCGAAAgattgaggaagaagatgaagaagaaccaTCAAAGATGTAAAGATCCGAAGAAGCCATTTTGAAACTGATGAAGTGAAAGACTATTTATGTTCTCTTCTGATGGGTTTCTCTGTTTTAGAACCAAGACATGACAGGTTAAGTATCTTTTGTCTGGTGAGTGACAATGTATTTATAACGGCGGAAACATCAATTAATTTCACTAACATGTccttatgtttatataattgcGGATTTTTTTCTCATAAAGTTTTGTATTCTTACATTTCTAACCAGAATGTTTACATTCAAATAGTTTAATTCAAACCAACTTGGTCTTTCTGTCTTTTTGATTGTATGATGTGAGCAAAAGCTCCTTTTGTTGTTATATTACTATTCAAATCTTACGTTTCTAGAATCTAATTCCGTCATTGGCATAGCTGTTGAAAATGCattttttgattatataattatttttgaggTGTAGTTGGGAATATTCGCGCGGCTTTACTACCAACATTGTGCTTGTTTgcagttaatattttttaaataaaaaattatattatcagATTACAGATGAATTATCAGATCATTCATGTTACCCGATACAAATGTACATGAAAGTTAGCAGGAcgaaaaataagattttcaaCCTATCATAGTATAAGAGTGTTTACTAGTACTTATTTGCAGTGTCCCTGTAAAAAGGTCGAACTAAATGTAAATTTAATACACTTGAGCTAATGTTGCTCGGTACGTATAAGCAGTACTATATAAGAAAACTATtgctttttatataaaatcatcttTAATAGTGTTCCTTTTTCAATATCTACAACTTTAAACCGTGTTGCATAATAACGCGTTTGATTACAAGCTCATTTTCGAATCAGTACTTTTGAAGCTGATTGTTAATTGTGTGCATCGATTATACTCCCCTCATATTAATtgtcgttttagacttttaacacacatattaagaaatcatttaattttgcatattttcaatataaacaTCATTATCCATATACCTACTTATATTTTAACCAATTGAAAAATACACAAGAGATTAAGGTTAATAAATTATGCaataaaatactaaaacgatacttattttgcaacgaaaatttttctttacaacgacatttaatatgaaacagagggagtataattcTAAGAACTTTAATTTGATTTGGGCTACGTATTTCTACCTCTTACAAACATAAGTTGGTTTAGCAAGAAAATAATGTGTTTAACAATTTTTCAATGTTGTCTTGTTAATAAGTTGAATACTATCTCATCTTGTTTTGAGAAAAACAAAGTTCGTCTTGTTTGATAATTTGGTTTACCCGAAGAAACTCCGGTTTAAGTATAACCGCACATTTTTTGACAGCATACGTACCCATGTAAAAAGGGTGTCACATGAATATTTACCTTTCTGAAAAGGGTGTCACATGAATATTTACCTTTCTGAAAATTCGGCATTTCCAATGGGTCAAAGAGTtttaattcaaccaataaaatcTCAAGCAGAGCGAAATTTAAGTTTAGACAATAAGTCTTAATAACTgtcgttttgaaaaatttcaaacaggaaaaaaaggaaaagaggagagaagaagtTTGTAAATTTTCTACGTTTGTTTCCAAAATTATTGGATGTGCTTGATATTGTAAATCTACGCGTGAAAGGCTGGCTAACTTGTTTTTGTTACCATTTTCTAATTTGCAGTTTCTgtagaaattttatattttgttttgtgggTAATCTTGAATCCGAGTGTCTGTCTATAAACCAGGTTTTGTATTGAAGAGATTCGTGTGTTTTTGGTTAGTggttatttgaaaaatcatgGGAAGGTCTCAAGATAAGCTTGAAAAGATGCAGCTCCGGCAGAGTTACCGGAACTTATGGCAGTCCGATCTCATGAGCACCGTGACGGCCGATACCCCATGTGAttatctctctctatatatcatttattttttcaaaacgtTTATGTTTTTGATCAGCTTTTTTCGTTTCTTTTTCTTGATTTGGTTTCTGCAGATTGTTGCTTCTCGTGTTTGTGGTAAGTGGTTCTTGTTCATCTCTTAGGTGATATATTTTATCAGCTTCTTGTTGTCATTCAAATGATGAgctgttttttattattaaatgatacagTTGTTACTCCTTGTAGTAGGTGAATATACAATGGTATTTGTCActgaatgattttatttttggttcacTGCCTAAATCTGTCGTTTATTCTGATTGTAGTGGACCTTGTGTTTCATACTTACTTCGAAAGAGAGCACTTTACAATGACATGTCAAGGTATTGAATTCTACTTTCTGTACAAAGATGACCAGTTTGTGAAATGATTTGTTTTCTCTTAAATTCTACTGTCTTGTTCTGTTCTGTGAAGGTACACTTGTTGTGGTGGGTACATGCCTTGTAGTGGTAAGTGTGGAGAAAGCAAATGCCCTCAATTTTGTCTTGCCACTGAGGTTAGCCTTTAATATGCAATTTTGAGTTTCAAGTTTGTGAAAGATGACTTGTGGAATTTGCAATCTGcttttactttgatatttttgatGATCTTTCCCCCAATTTTGTGGTTTATGATAACAAGAATGATTCACTATAGCATATTGTGAAATTAGTCAAAATGAGCATGACCTAGCAGTTTATTTTGGTTTCTGATATTCTATAGGTTTGCTGCTTGTTGTTCTAGTGTCGTGTGATAGATCTTTCTTTGATTTAGTTGTTAACATTTTACTGTTTATGGGAACCTGAACAgtgagtttttctttttaatgatcTTGACATGGTTGAGGAATGTTTTCAGGTTTTCTTGTGTTTTGGAAACTCTGTAGCATCTACTCGCTTTATGCTGCAAGATGAATTCAACATCCACACAACACAATGCGACAATTGCATTATTGTACTagtcacctctctctctctcctttctgTTCACTTCCCTGAGTACACATATTTTTACATCTTCTTCGCCTTTTTTGCAGGGATTTATGTTCTGCCTCAACCAAATCGCTTGCATTTTCTCTCTTGTCGCCTGCATTGTTGGAAGTGACGAACTCTCTGAAGCTTCTCAGCTTCTTTCTTGCTTGGCTGATATGGTTTATTGCACGTATGTATAATCTCATTAATTTTCCATGTCCCTCTGCTCGTTTTGGCTACTTCAAATTTAGCCAAACGACTCATTATTAATGGAGTTTCTTATTAATGTTGGCAATTGTATGTTTACCTAATACATTCTTATCCTTGCTGATTCTTTACTCTGGTCTTGTTTTTTCTTGCAGGGTCTGCGCGTGTATGCAGGTAGAATCAATTTATTTCACATATTTTTACAGTATATATGACCAAAACCCGATCTCTTCTCTTTGCTTGCAGACACAACACAAGATCGAGATGGACAAAAGAGACGGTGTCCTTGGTACTCAACCAATGTCAGTGCCACCGGCTCAGCAAATGTCTCGCATTGATCAACCGATCCCTCCCTATGCCGGTTACCCTCCAGCCTCTGGCTATCCCCAGCCTTACTATCCACCTCCCGGACATGGTTACCCTCCTATGCCAGGCTATCCACCTCCCGGACATGGTTACCCTCCTGCTCCAGGCTATCCACCTCCCGGTCATGGTTACCCTCCTGCGCCAGGCTATCCACCTCCCGGTCATGGTTACCCTCCTGCACCGGACTATCCCTCAAAGTGAGAATCTTACCGAAACAGAaatctaaattttcaaattctCGTTGTAATATCATCTTTTAAACCGGTCTGCAGAACTTTTATATTGCTGAGATATTGTCCTGTCCCGTTGTATgttatatgattattttgaaatatttttgctGTTTGGTTTAGGCCCAGAAAGCTTCTATATACCGTCCGGTTTGTTGTCTCATCGGTTTCTGTTCTCGTCTTAACTATTGAACCATTAACCCTCGAAAACAGTTTACGTAGTTATTTACTTCGTTCACTTTGGTTGTGTATGAGTGTATCTATGTTTAAGTTCGTGACTGGTAATTTGTAGAGTAAAAGGGAGAAATACAAACAGTAAAAATCAGAGGAAAAATTAAAATGGGAAAGTGGTAATCGTACCAGTTATCACACTCGTGAAACTAGAAAGAGTGTATGTTTTActctattaaattttttaaacagtAATAAgagtaaatgaaaaaaatatgtttcactTGATTAGTAAACTTTTAGAGTAATTAAGAGTGATAAAATTTCACCACTACAATTTGCGCTAATAGTTTAGTCATAGTGTAAATTTATAAGGGAAGAGTTGGCAAAATGCaccaaattatttaatatttagacCCAAAAATGTAACATATTAAGAATAAATTTGTCCATGTATATTTTTGTATCAACTTATCAATAGTAGAcataattatctttatattaatGAAAACAATTATCAAAATTGTAGATAATtcagaaaatatgtttttaaataaaatcatttgaatttttaacatgtttaattatacaaaaactaaaatcatatGAGTTGGCTGATCTTgctttttagaatatatattataaccaTTTTATAAGGATAAAATGTATATTCCAATGTTCTTTCTATGTTTTATAGATGTTATTATACATATTGTAaagttttctttataatttatcaaaatacaGAATATATCAACTTTTATTCTAaccttgtttttttgtcaattatAACATGCAGTACATATTGTAGGTATTgcattgtattttttaaaaaagatagaAACCGTTAACCTATGTTTTATCTTTTACTTCACCATCTATCTAAAACAAAACAACTAGTTTTATGTGTATTCTATGTTTTAACCGGGTTATAATTTAGAGAAATTGCATGCTTTACACACAACTTATCTCATAATTAACTCAATATCCTAAATCCCTCTCCATGGCACTTTGATTTATAGTCACCAAAGTTGTCCCATCATGTGGACTTACCTAATttcataattgtttttggattttCAGCAAATTGACTCTATAATTTATGTTATAGCCATATGTCACTGTTCTACCTAATTTAGAACATGTACTTTATACTTTCCGTTATTCTTAAATCTgagaaaatagaaaaacaagTGTTACtgatttattcaaaattatatgtgCAGGTTCTAACAATCTCATATCTAGATTAATAAAAAGTACATAGTTcttcttttgttaatttttatgtaACATATATAAGGtaattaacatttatatttgtCTCATATACAATTTAAAAGTTATAGTTAAAGCTTttgttatgttatttatttatatctaaagAACACTTATATATTTCAAAAGGTTTGATCGATGtgatagttttatattttacttttattaatttattattttatttaaattttatatgtttcacgtttattatgatttttttttataaaataaaataagaaattaaattatattttgatgaatatttttttacctttttactattttaataaatatagaattgactatatattataaaatattaaaagtattgtataaattacataaattattattttagtaaataaataaaacacaaaccatTTACATGTTTAACTATTAAACATACATCAGTAATTTATTCTCTGTTAACAAAGTACTACAAAGAATATATTGAAATTAAATAGAACATTCTcacaaatatactattttatagagatgaagagaaaatatatatatatatatatatatatatattatagttgcTAATAAAGaaatctttcaaaattttaaatttcgatTTAGCAGAAATTTCaggtttcaaaataaatttataaaataaacatcaaAGATGTTGGTTGCAATCCTTCGTTGTTGAACGAATATTATATTAACTTCGAAACAATAATGGCccctataatcatttatttacgagaaacttttttaaaacatgTAACTGTGGgaacatttatttatttctacataaatattttcattaaatccaaaacattaaaaaaatatattaaaaaataggcTGCACCAAAAAGATCATATTTACAAAATTCatataaatacatgtttaaaatattaatcaagtacaAATGGGTTGAACAAgcatatacaatattt
It encodes:
- the LOC108852633 gene encoding uncharacterized protein LOC108852633, with amino-acid sequence MGRSQDKLEKMQLRQSYRNLWQSDLMSTVTADTPYCCFSCLCGPCVSYLLRKRALYNDMSRYTCCGGYMPCSGKCGESKCPQFCLATEVFLCFGNSVASTRFMLQDEFNIHTTQCDNCIIGFMFCLNQIACIFSLVACIVGSDELSEASQLLSCLADMVYCTVCACMQTQHKIEMDKRDGVLGTQPMSVPPAQQMSRIDQPIPPYAGYPPASGYPQPYYPPPGHGYPPMPGYPPPGHGYPPAPGYPPPGHGYPPAPGYPPPGHGYPPAPDYPSK